The window GCAGGTTCCGCGGCGCACAGCCAGCGGCAGAATTTGCATCTCGCCGTTCCTAAGGCCACGTTTCCTAGCTTGCACGGGAAAACGTACGCAATCGGGGTTCCTCGGATACCAACGGTGTTTGCCCAGGAGGCTTAACTGCGCTTGGACGTGGATAACCGTCGAAGAATCAGACTTTGGCGTACCTGCTCCTAGCGCGGCGTGTCGAGGATCCCCGTTTCTCTCGAGATTACGCGACAAGCTGCACAGGTTTTGCCGGGCGACCGGATGCGGAGTTTACGTTTCACCTTTCTAGCGACAAGGGTTCCTAGCTCGTTGCGCCAGTGAATCCGGTACGCGTAGGCGTTGACGGAATCTTCTTCGCGGTAGATGACGACGAAGCTCCGCGACGCAATTTAACAGTGTGTCGGGCTTCGTCTCGCGATTACGCTACCGGATACATGGGTTTTTGCGGAGACACGGCAATGTCACGGCGGGTATCGATCGACGGCCCATGCGAGAGCACCGCGAGCACCCCTCGTGCCCTCTCGTTTTATCCCTTGGCTGCTCAAGTATAGATATCATTGCGTATGCGTCAACTGTCACGATAATATCGACGAAACTCTCCGCTGGTTCGGGGAGGCCACGTCTAATGACACCCTCCCCCTATCACCTCGGCTCGCTCGCACACCTCTCAAGACACTCTTCCCCCGGTCTATGGCTCCAATCGCGATTACCCTCGCCCACGACCTCGTCGCAATAAAAACATCGCATTCCGTAGAACACTTGTTTAAAAACGTGTTCACCGAGGCTCGAGCGGAGCAATAAAGTTGCTCAATGATACAGCGATTTATAACGACTGGAAAACAGATAAGAAGTACCCGTTTCATCAAGGATCTCAACAACGACGCGCACAGCTGCGCGACTTCGAACTGTGTGCACACTGCGTTCTCCATCGAAGGCAGCAGCTTCTATCGTCGCTGATGCAAAATTCGTGTCAGGTCGAATTACGCAACGTTACGTCACCCGGTGTCACCGAGTTTTCCATTCCGACGTGGCCCCATCGAAAAACGCCGGAAAAGCGGAGGAGGACGTGGCTGGTATCGACGCACGAGGAACAGGTGCTTTAATTATAGAGGCGCGTGAGGCGAGAGAAGCAGCGTCCCGCGAGTTTATACTCGCCGCCAGACGCATTCGTACAGCCGCTTGCGGGTGGGCCAGAGAAGAAGAATGGCTAATGTACATCATCCGCTGATTGCGTAAAATCGAAACAGGCAGGCTGCCAAGATTCTTGGATAGCGGCGGCCGCGATCGAGTCACGAGACACGCGGTGTTTTGGAGTGACGAACCGGGCCGACGCGGCGCGATCGCGCCGCGTTCCGGGCCGGGATTCGACGCCGAAACGGTGGAGGATATGGGAACGGATGAGTTGTTGGGGACGGGGACGTCAGAGGGACGCGATAAGAAAAGATCCGAGGTCTCCGCGGCCTGTGCAACCCGAAAATATCTGCCGATAGCTCAAGGGACGTTCACTCGGTCACACTCGACTATCGGCTGCACGCTAGGCCGCCTTATCTATCCACGGGACGTAAATATTCGAAGCACAGTGTTCCGTTCAAGCCAACCGATATATCGGGATTCTATAATTGCTTGCCTATTATTGCTCGCGACGCGACTCGTTCGCACGGAGTTCTCCCTTCGATAGGTCACGGATCGACACCTATCCCACTCATTGTCAGCCACTTGCGAAATCGATCGGCCGATTACCGGAAGTACCTTGTTATCGAGTCCCAAGACTTCGAGGCTTCGCTGCGTATCCGAACTGCGACTAGCACAGAGGCTTCTGCTCTCGGTTACGTAACGCCGCGCGATTATACTATCGTGATTTATAGGCAGATATTGTATTGAACCCCTCGTACAAAAAAAAAggctaataatattttatagctCTTCCGTGGAAACTTACCTGAGTGGACAGACCCGTGCCGCGGCGTGAGTTTCGTTTAGTGCGCTATCAATGCCACATCGAAGTACCTGTCCATTAATAGCGCAACGCTCGTGGTGTAACGCGACTTGCAGTTAGGCTGGCCCCTTTCAGATAAGCTCTATAATTACCCCGCGAATCGCCGGTGTTCATCCACGCGCGGGAGTCGCTCGAGATATTCGCGAGGCGAGGTGGCCGTTTCAAGTTCGCCCGCCGCGAAAACCGCCTCGATTCGCGCGCCCTTCGGCACCAACCATGGATAATAATACACAGCCACCGAAATTATGTAACGCGAAATTGGGATCAGAAGCTCCGTTGAGCAACGCTATGAGAAACATCCCACTCGGAAGCTCGCGATTACTTTGCCGTTGCCGGTCGCTTTAACGCGCGCGTGGGTATCGCCACGTAGTCGCTCGACACCTTGCCAACTTCATCGTTTTCAAAAAAGCCCGCGGTTCAACCGCGCCCCGGCCCCATGCGTCGCGAAAAGCCGTGCCTTTTGCGCGTTTCGTTCCAATGTCCGCGCGCTTACGTAAAGGGTATCGGTCGGCTCTAATCCGCGGCCTTGAAACGCTGATACCAATCAGGCTTCCTGCCACCAAATCCTCCTTTTGGCTTCTTCGCGCATGCACGGTGAAGTGGCACCGATGGaccgtcgatttttttttatcgcggaCATACGCGGGTAGAGTAAACGCACCAGTAAATGAAcgcttaaggctaatgaatgaacacttttatagaATTAAGttcgcagcgcgattgattccgcGTGCTGCAAAAATCGTTTGGATACGAAGCAAGGAATTAAaggaagtctctaattaattagttgcttattttaataacttattttactcgctttaatacaaactgtccattcactggtacctgTTCatctactggtacatccaccctaattGCAGCGGCTTGGGGATTAATCGGAGAGCGCGGTATAATTGGTCACCGTCGATTGTTTAATGTAGGTCGCCCGTGACGATATTCCACGTTCCGAAGAAACGGGGCGGGCACACTCTAATAAGTTCGTTATACCAAGTACCCggctattaataaattattcacgCTCGATGGGTCCGCTTGATTGTTGCTCGGCGATGTTGCACAGTGCACGTGTAGTGGCACGGAGCCAGTTTAGTTTTATCGTGACTTCGCGTTTGGGAAATTGCCTTAAATTCCATATTTTGCTCCGCGAATTAACGCGCGCCTGCGTCGCCGACGGTAAACAATCTCTTGTTTGCGAGGAGCAAGGAAATTTCCCGGCGCATTCGGCTGAGCGTCGGAAAATCTCGTCGACCTTCGCCCAAGGTGAGGCTTGAAAAGGGTTAAGAGGATATTCCCGAGTGGAATCTGCACCTTCTGGCTTCTCCCTGTTAGCTTTTCCAGCAGCAAATTCCAGGGTAAATGAAATCTCACCGGGGAATGGAATTATGTTCGAAAGAGCGGGCTGACTCGTCAGGGTTGCTCGTGCATTAGGAAAATGATCGAATGAGTCACGTGGAAACGGCTCAGCTGACTTTCTTCTCCGCGTTACACCTGTGCGGGCAGTAATTGAGCCGCGTTGATTCATCGACCCGTTTCTTTTCCACGTTCGCATCCCTTTCTTGCTAGCTGCCTGCTGTGCAGCGAGAAAAGCTGGCGAGCTATCAATAAGAATGATTCTTCTGTTAGATACGCCGTCGCGAAGGAAACGTGAAACGCAGTTAGGCATGCAAATGCAAGGGGAAAAAAGCGGTCgagtttatgaaatattgaTAGTCTGGAACGAGCCGCGACGCACAAGTCCGCACTCGCGGCGCGCAGGCCGCTTCTTTTCACGAGTTCAACACCGCGACGCACGCGGCCGAGCAATGGGTGATCCTTCCAAGGTCGAGCTGCGCCCAAGATTAATAGCGACCGGGCATAATTAACGAGCTTTCCAGTTATGACGGGATACCGCGGGCTCCAATAAACGCGAATAGGTCGAATCAATTGACGCGATCAACAAAAGCGCGCCGCGAGCGTCACGACACATTTGTAATTCCATTGCGCAGATTTCCTCGTTGCGTCGTTCGGCCGGTCGGGTAAATTACGTAAAAAGCTTGATCGGCTCGCGACGAAGCTCGTCGGATCGTTATACCGCTAGGAGAGTTCGTTGATCAATTGGAAGAGACGACGGCTGTTCCCTGAACTTGAGATGGGTGGATGGTGAAGACGgggatccacctgaaagctGAGCAATGCTACGCTgtgctataaaacataaaaaaaaaacgtagcaCAGATTATCTTAGCTTTTGGTGAAAGCGGTTCCATAAGggtgtatcgaagctaattttataaaaacttagcatagcttaggtTTTAtttggattcccggcttaagggtactaggcaatCATTTTtgccgaaaatgaagcatttccttttcaattaattaaaaagataaagggAATAAATTGAAGCTTGTTCTGAAATGTTTCGACAAAAACCACTGCTTAGTACCCTTAAGCGTTCGCCTTGGAGTAGAGTCTGAAGGCCTTCCTCGTACTCTTATCAAATCTCACGCGACAGGCAACGCATTAAATAGCTGCAGCCTCGCGTTGAATTTCCCATGCTCCGTGCGAGGCTGTAAACGGAGCTGCTCCTTCGGTCATGGAAAAACGATCGTCAGCGTTACGGCTTGTATCTTTCGTTTGCCTCGCCGCAGGCAGAAACGCAGTATCCATTCGTACGGCAGTTTCATTTTTAGAGGTTTTTGCTGAGGCCACATGTCTGATGGCGCAGCGGCTGTTCCGGCTCTGTCTGCCACTGGGAATAAACCGAGAGAGTCTGCCCGGTTTTATTAACCCTCTCGGCTGGTAGGGTTGAATACTCGTTACACAACTGGCAGGGGCGAGATCGATGCTGTCCTGATCGAAAAAGGGGATGGAACTTGCGCTTTATCCAACCAAATGCGCGACACTGTGTTTGCTTCAATGCCAGATTACCTTGCCGTGGAAATATATCAGTTGTCTTCGTTCAGAGTTTAATAAATATACCGGACGAATTGCTGCGAATCTGTTGGAACGATGTGGATCGTTTCGACCCTATTCAAATACGTTCCAAGATCAATTTTAAATTCATACAACTGTTGATAGAGGAGAGCTCTCGCGGGCGACGCTGCCTATCGTGTCGCGTTCGAATTGGAAAAAGATAATTGCAAGGGGAATCGATAGGGTTTGCGTCGCGGATAGGGACCGACATCGCGTGCAGTCCGCGAAGGTTGCAAAGCGGAATAACGATGAGCCACGAACGCTGAGCAATTCCGTTGACAGATATACAGAGTCGAAACCCGTCGATAACACTCTCGCTACGCGTTGAAAAGCGATTTAATTAAACCGCGCGAggtagaggggaaaaaagggggaaaaagtCGCGGCAGAAAGTGGGGAAGATCCCGCCAAGCGTATCGAGCTGGAAGTGTCTTGAAGGTCGGTTGGTTCTAGCAAAGGGATCCGGATCGCGTCCTTCGATTACGAAGTTCTCGCAGCGACATTACAGGCACGGATCCGACAAAGGTGAAGCAAGGTGGCCGGAGATCTTGGAGGTTGACTCCGGCGAGGGTGAGTCTTAAAAGTCTCCTTCGGCGATTGAGGACGAGACCTGGTCCTGTTTTATCACCGCGGCGGAATGAAACTGGAACTCGCGCGCTGAAATCACGCGCCTCAAACACACCGAATACTTATCCTCCTCGTGCCAATTGGTCCCTTAGCCTGTTATTCTTCGTTTCGTGCCCGTGTAAATTTGTTCCGTTCCTCTACGAGTACGCAGGGTACGCTCTTGGCATACGGCATCGCGTCTCCTGCCCAGAAGCCGTAGCTTCTGCGCGCGGCTGTCGAAAATAAAAGAGGACCATCGTCCGGTCGCCTTGCTAGAACGATCCGCGCTGATCCCTGCTGCTAGACACCCGCCAGCCAACCAAAACCGCGGTTCCTCCATCTGCATTCGGTTAATCAAGTAATCAGCACTTCTATCTCGCTGTCCTAGTCATCAGGCATCTTCGCGAGCTAGGCCTCTCGTACATCTTGTCGCGCTTGTGCCGATGGTAACGCGGTATGTAAGCTCGGCAATTAAtagcctttttttttagatagaGTTAAACCGCCACGCGAAGCCAGGACACTTGGCGGGCAGCCGATAATAGAGAATCACGCCAATGTGTTCGCGGGCAATTCTCACGTGGATGCGAATGCACAGAAACGGTGACGTTCGTGCGAGAGTCGCTCCCGAAACATCGCGATTTCGGTGCAGCCTTAGCGCCTTTTTCGCAACGAAGCTGTAACGAAGCTCTATCTCCAGCCCGTCGATTCTCCTTGCCCTGAATTACCGTTCGTTCCGCGAGACTTCCAGAGTAGCCACGAGTCGCTTCAACGAGTATGCAATTCTCCTCTCCCAGCTTCGTTAACTATGCCACTCGAGCGCGCAGTATCGATATCTATGACCGTTCTGTCCTCCCTCATCCGTGAAATCGTAGAGACGTTTGAAGATTATCGCCAGCCACGATCGGATCGCGGAGTGACCGAGCCGCAGCTGTGAGACGCGTGTCCCGCTACCCGTTTGGGGTTCGATGACAGAAAAACGAGAAGCTGGCGGTACGCTGCAACGATTATTGGACTCGGTCGGGGCCTTTAGACGACCGTCCCATTAATTGGATTTTTCCCGCTGATTCGATAAAGCGGAACGTGTATCGCGACAGCAGAGCGCGGCTGGTACAAGCGGCCGGCTCGTCTGGAGCGATACACCGTATCTCTCGCAGACGCGGCACAATCAACGCGACTCGCGATATCGGAATATGCAACACAGTATTAGGCATTGTCCTGTTGATACGTCGTACACGTGCTCATTGAAATTCGCTCTCAGCTGGTGCACGACCAGCTGCCGTGCAACGTGCGCCACCAGCGTACAATCGGAGAAGATTGTTTTCACAATCGAACGAGAGCCCAATTTCCATGCCTGCGTCGCAGTAGATACATTAATCCTTCGGTGCACTGATTGCACTTGACGCACCCTCGTCTGAGATAAGATCGCCACGAAACCGAGATTGCAGGTGTATCGGCGTGGTCAACCGCGAGCGCGGAGATAACGCGTGATTCATTCTTACCATCCGATCGAATACAGTCTAATGCTGGGATGGTTTTGACACCGCGTATATTCCAGCTTGCACTTCGACGCGTTCCCTGAATCCCGAGCGAAGGAAACGTTGCCTTTAATATAGTAGCCGCGTTATTTTCCTTAATTAAAAAGACCACCTGACCGCTATCGTTTATCAGCGCGGCGCAAGCTACTCGACGAACGACCAATTAACTCTTGCGCGGAGTTACATAAACAGCCGCTAACTAGAGGCCGACGTAGTGCTTCCTGGCATTGGTAGTTGCTTTAGAATGCGAGTTTTAGGGAAGCAGTGTAGCCTGCTTGTACATTAAGTAGCAGAGCCGCGATAAATATGATGTAAAATTATCCGCCGTTCCCTCCCCCGGTCTGTTTCAGCATTCAAGTTCCAAGAGAACCTCCTGCGCACGATGATACAGATCGAGAACACGTTCTTCCAGCTGGGCGAGAGCTCCTCACGGAATTGCCTTATAATCTGTGATCGCGGCGCTATGGATGCCTCTGCATGTAAGTCGACCGTTCGGTTCTTTTACCCCTTTCTGTCCGTCGCGCCTCGAGAATCAAAGCGATCCCCAAAGTGTGACCATGCGCTCGTCTCTCGATTCAGTTATCTCGAAGGACAAGTGGGAACTGATGATGGCCTCGAACGGATGGAACAACGTGGAGCTTCGGGACAACAGGTACAACCAGATCATACACATGATCTCGGCTGCGAACGGTGCCGAGGACTTCTACTCGACGGAGGACCATGCCTGCCGCTCCGAGGGCGTCGAGCTGGCCAGGGAGCTGGACTACAAGGCAGCCGCCGCTTGGGTCGGCCACCCTTATTTCGACGTGATCGACAACTCACAGGATTTCGAGTCGAAGATCTGCCGTATGATCGAGTGCGTGTGCCAGAAGCTGGGCATCGACACCGGGGACAGGTTGCGGGCCAGCAGTCAAAAGGTGAAGTTCCTTGTCAAAGGTCCCCTGCCGGCGGACACCGAGTTCCCGCCGTTCCAGGACTTTGATGTCGTCCATAACTACCTCCAGAGCAACAATCCGAAAATGCAAGCTCGTCTCCGGAAACGGGGCCAAAAAGGTAGGAAGGTGCTCCTATTGGGAAGGGTACCTGATGGTTTGTTCTTTCTAAGAGGCAGGATAGCTCTGCTGGCCTCGGTATCGTCAGGAACCT is drawn from Andrena cerasifolii isolate SP2316 chromosome 8, iyAndCera1_principal, whole genome shotgun sequence and contains these coding sequences:
- the Ttd14 gene encoding TRPL translocation defect 14 isoform X5, with the translated sequence MEQKRLYKVVLTGGPCGGKTTGQSRLCTFFENMGWKVFRVPETATVLLSGGIKFSDLNAEEAKGSGSRPSITKFSQRHYRHGSDKGEARWPEILEVDSGEAFKFQENLLRTMIQIENTFFQLGESSSRNCLIICDRGAMDASAFISKDKWELMMASNGWNNVELRDNRYNQIIHMISAANGAEDFYSTEDHACRSEGVELARELDYKAAAAWVGHPYFDVIDNSQDFESKICRMIECVCQKLGIDTGDRLRASSQKVKFLVKGPLPADTEFPPFQDFDVVHNYLQSNNPKMQARLRKRGQKGHWSYIHTIRRPKMCGQVIEVKTQLTHRDYLNMLAQRDDSHFTIFKRRRCFLINNQYFQLDIYREPAHPRCRGLMLLETYTALTGDGLKNILPQFLTIEKQVTGNPDYSMFNLSLREEWNSTNKYCHNLHD